The following are encoded in a window of Oncorhynchus mykiss isolate Arlee chromosome 31, USDA_OmykA_1.1, whole genome shotgun sequence genomic DNA:
- the LOC110505097 gene encoding nanos homolog 1 — MDFLNHNYLSARNPYDYTFNFWNDYLGLSTLVTKNNKHMMPESPNSITESLKATLGLDDSPACACVISGSGEGGHLDCCCPSVSPLPTSILDLKERFSILSPFQNQIGGVPLQDRDLGFGGSFAGFDLFGVERKMRKPTSRNKQEPKICVFCRNNGAPEEVYGSHVLKTPDGRVVCPILRAYTCPLCSANVTNRGLHWGFKECSAMVESGGQFTLRK; from the exons ATGGATTTTCTCAATCATAACTATTTGAGTGCGCGCAACCCATATGACTATACATTTAATTTTTGGAACGACTATCTGGGTCTGTCGACGTTGGTCACGAAGAATAACAAGCACATGATGCCCGAAAGCCCAAACTCCATCACCGAGTCCCTGAAAGCAACTCTGGGTTTGGATGACTCCCCAGCATGTGCGTGCGTAATCTCGGGCAGTGGTGAAGGCGGACACCTGGACTGCTGTTGTCCATCTGTGAGCCCCCTGCCTACCTCCATCCTGGACTTGAAGGAGCGCTTTTCAATTCTGAGCCCATTCCAAAACCAAATCGGTGGTGTCCCACTACAAGACCGGGACTTGGGCTTCGGGGGAAGCTTTGCAGGATTTGACCTGTTCGGAGTGGAGAGGAAGATGCGTAAGCCAACGTCGAGGAATAAACAGGAGCCCAAAATCTGTGTCTTCTGCAGGAATAACGGTGCGCCGGAGGAGGTGTATGGCTCCCACGTTCTGAAGACACCGGACGGGAGGGTGGTGTGCCCCATTCTTCGGGCTTATACATGCCCTCTTTGTAGCGCCAATG TCACCAACAGAGGACTGCACTGGGGATTCAAGGAGTGCTCTGCAATGGTGGAGTCAGGAGGACAATTCACGTTGAGAAAATAG